A genomic region of Candidatus Poribacteria bacterium contains the following coding sequences:
- a CDS encoding DUF2088 domain-containing protein: MALPKMTRIQQRFEAPVLTDLPAAIHAELERINASAIIKPGETVAITAGSRGVANVAIAVKATADYLKTLGARPFVVPAMGSHGGATPEGQRSVLEHYGITEETVGAPVKATMEVVELGKTGDGLPVFFDRYAADADHVVPLNRIKAHTDFNGSIESGLMKMMVIGLGKQQGANFYHRAFFQYGFEHVITAVGGFILDSGKIAFGIGLIENAHEDTAKAVAMPAAQLLQTERELLVEAKSLMGRLPFDELDLLIVDWTGKNMSGTGMDTNVIGRMMQNFEPEPAKPAILRIFVRDLTEESDGNATGIGLADFTTTRLVDKIDRHSTYMNGITALGPQKSKIPFYYDTDREAIEVALDTIGLTEPENARVIRIESTLRLTELDISEVLLEDAKLHSRLSVIGETKPLTFDAAGNLLPF, encoded by the coding sequence ATGGCACTTCCAAAAATGACACGGATTCAACAGCGGTTTGAGGCACCCGTTCTCACCGATCTCCCCGCAGCAATCCACGCGGAACTGGAGCGGATTAACGCCTCTGCTATTATCAAACCCGGCGAGACTGTCGCCATTACCGCGGGTAGCCGCGGCGTTGCGAATGTCGCGATTGCGGTCAAGGCGACTGCTGATTATCTCAAAACACTCGGGGCACGCCCCTTTGTCGTTCCAGCGATGGGAAGCCACGGTGGGGCAACCCCCGAAGGACAGCGGAGTGTGCTTGAGCATTACGGTATCACTGAAGAGACCGTCGGTGCACCGGTGAAAGCGACAATGGAGGTCGTGGAACTCGGAAAGACAGGGGATGGCTTGCCCGTCTTTTTCGATCGGTATGCCGCTGACGCGGATCACGTTGTTCCCCTCAATCGTATCAAAGCACACACAGATTTCAACGGATCTATTGAGAGCGGCTTGATGAAGATGATGGTTATCGGGCTTGGCAAACAGCAGGGTGCGAACTTCTATCACCGCGCATTCTTCCAATACGGCTTTGAGCACGTTATTACTGCCGTCGGGGGTTTCATCCTCGATAGCGGCAAGATCGCCTTCGGCATCGGATTGATTGAGAACGCACACGAAGATACTGCGAAAGCGGTCGCTATGCCCGCCGCACAACTCCTTCAAACTGAACGAGAACTCCTCGTTGAGGCGAAATCGTTGATGGGACGACTCCCGTTTGATGAACTGGATCTGCTCATCGTGGATTGGACAGGCAAAAACATGAGCGGCACGGGTATGGACACGAACGTCATCGGTAGGATGATGCAGAACTTTGAGCCGGAACCGGCGAAACCTGCGATTCTCCGTATATTTGTCCGAGATCTCACCGAAGAGAGCGACGGCAACGCTACTGGTATCGGACTCGCTGACTTCACAACGACCCGCCTCGTGGATAAGATTGATCGGCATTCTACGTATATGAACGGCATTACCGCACTTGGACCACAGAAATCGAAAATCCCGTTCTACTACGACACCGATCGGGAAGCGATTGAAGTGGCACTCGACACCATCGGTCTGACGGAACCGGAGAACGCCCGGGTTATCCGTATTGAGAGTACACTGCGATTAACGGAACTCGACATCTCTGAGGTGCTACTTGAAGATGCGAAACTGCATTCGAGGTTATCGGTTATCGGTGAGACGAAACCGCTTACATTTGACGCAGCAGGCAATCTGTTGCCGTTTTAG
- the ubiA gene encoding putative 4-hydroxybenzoate polyprenyltransferase — MRKLKIILEMIKFEHTIFALPFAMMSAFIAADGFPSLAKFGWILVAMVGARSCAMAFNRLADAELDAKNPRTAMRAIPAGLITKGAVWVFTIVSAGLLVFAAWRLNPLAFALSPVAIAVVMGYSYTKRFTALSHFWLGLSLSISPVGAWIAIQGNFALPPIILCLVVLLWTAGFDIIYACQDVNFDRKHGLHSIPAKIGIRWSLWLSSALHVIAVLLLLGIPLLVELGLFYYIGIGIVVLIFIYEHAIVKPTDLSRVNLAFFTLNGMISLVLMALSIADILFFND; from the coding sequence ATGCGGAAACTCAAGATTATCTTGGAGATGATTAAATTTGAACACACGATCTTCGCGCTTCCGTTTGCGATGATGAGTGCCTTTATTGCTGCAGATGGATTTCCCTCGCTGGCAAAGTTTGGCTGGATTCTCGTGGCAATGGTAGGGGCGCGTAGCTGCGCGATGGCGTTTAACCGACTTGCCGATGCGGAGTTAGATGCGAAGAACCCACGCACCGCCATGCGTGCGATTCCCGCGGGCTTGATTACGAAGGGTGCCGTGTGGGTTTTCACGATTGTTTCGGCTGGATTACTGGTTTTTGCGGCATGGCGACTGAACCCGCTCGCCTTCGCGCTATCGCCTGTTGCCATTGCTGTCGTTATGGGGTATTCCTATACGAAGCGTTTCACTGCGCTCTCACATTTCTGGCTCGGACTCTCCCTCTCTATTTCACCTGTCGGCGCGTGGATTGCGATTCAGGGGAATTTTGCGTTGCCACCGATAATCCTCTGCCTTGTGGTCCTACTCTGGACAGCAGGATTTGACATTATCTATGCGTGTCAAGATGTTAATTTTGATAGGAAGCATGGACTGCACTCGATTCCGGCGAAAATTGGGATCCGGTGGTCGTTATGGCTCTCATCTGCCTTACACGTCATCGCGGTATTGCTGCTTCTCGGCATTCCGCTTCTCGTTGAATTAGGGCTTTTTTATTATATCGGGATCGGGATTGTGGTGCTAATCTTTATCTATGAGCACGCCATCGTTAAACCGACCGACCTGTCCCGTGTCAATCTCGCTTTTTTCACGCTGAATGGCATGATTAGTCTGGTCCTGATGGCACTTTCAATTGCCGATATTTTATTTTTTAACGATTAA
- a CDS encoding sugar phosphate isomerase/epimerase, protein MKLSLSVRVAETSSKRDATHTFEQLTELAAGLGYEAVCMRASQVGIHSPLEQITAARKQAASLNLKVSMITGDFPVPLNNEQGPDGLRNITPYLDLTELLGADLIRIAMKVEADIPWAQRASDEAAERGIRLAHQSHTQSLFETVEGSVDVLKRVGRKNFGIIYEPANLDLCAQDYGVETLKRFSPYLLNVYLQNHIRRPEGKTRLLTWIQGEVPHDPIRLQDEGGIDYPLVFRGLEAIGYDGYVTVHQAFREIMEPEDAAEQSYTYLKPFCG, encoded by the coding sequence ATGAAACTTTCACTTTCGGTACGCGTCGCAGAAACGTCATCGAAGAGAGACGCGACGCATACCTTTGAACAACTGACTGAACTGGCAGCAGGGCTCGGCTACGAAGCTGTCTGTATGCGTGCCTCCCAAGTCGGCATCCACTCGCCTTTGGAGCAAATCACCGCTGCGCGGAAACAGGCGGCATCGCTGAACCTAAAGGTGTCGATGATCACCGGGGATTTTCCTGTTCCCCTCAACAACGAACAAGGACCGGATGGGCTCCGCAACATAACCCCTTATCTGGATCTAACGGAACTCCTTGGCGCGGATCTGATCCGTATTGCGATGAAGGTTGAGGCAGACATTCCGTGGGCACAACGTGCCTCCGATGAAGCTGCTGAGCGGGGTATCCGTCTTGCACATCAATCACATACACAGAGTTTGTTTGAAACAGTAGAGGGCTCAGTTGATGTGTTGAAGCGGGTGGGTAGAAAAAATTTCGGAATTATCTATGAACCTGCCAACCTCGACCTGTGTGCCCAAGATTACGGTGTTGAGACGCTCAAACGGTTCTCACCTTATCTTCTCAACGTCTATCTTCAGAATCACATCCGTCGCCCGGAGGGAAAGACACGCCTCTTGACGTGGATTCAAGGTGAAGTCCCACACGACCCGATCCGTTTGCAGGACGAAGGTGGCATCGATTATCCGCTGGTATTTCGCGGACTGGAAGCGATCGGTTACGATGGGTATGTGACGGTGCATCAGGCATTCCGAGAGATTATGGAGCCTGAAGACGCAGCAGAGCAGAGCTACACCTATCTTAAACCGTTTTGCGGATAG